In the Ruminococcus sp. OA3 genome, one interval contains:
- a CDS encoding metal-dependent transcriptional regulator, with the protein MQVYESGEDYLEMILILQNEGREVRSVDIAEAMNVSKASVSVAMKNLREGGYVTMGEHRVIFLTSVGRRLAETMYERHLLFSDVLSALGVDQDTALNDACRIEHAISAESFRALKAYFQEKGVAAEQEDNAD; encoded by the coding sequence ATGCAGGTATATGAGTCCGGAGAGGATTATCTCGAGATGATCCTGATCCTGCAAAATGAAGGAAGAGAGGTGCGTTCCGTTGATATCGCTGAAGCGATGAATGTATCCAAAGCCAGTGTCAGTGTGGCGATGAAAAATTTGAGGGAAGGCGGTTATGTCACCATGGGTGAGCATCGCGTTATATTCCTGACTTCCGTGGGAAGGCGGCTTGCAGAAACCATGTACGAGAGACATCTTCTGTTTTCTGATGTATTGTCTGCCCTGGGAGTGGATCAGGATACTGCTTTGAATGATGCCTGCCGTATAGAGCATGCCATCAGTGCGGAAAGTTTTCGTGCACTGAAAGCATATTTTCAGGAAAAAGGAGTGGCAGCAGAACAGGAAGACAATGCGGATTGA
- a CDS encoding energy-coupling factor transporter transmembrane component T — protein MRKLKQSGLWLDPRTKAVILILCILSAALAPSITYNCGLVLLTAILALSFGRTRAALLGAAGYVLICLMTAGALKLEPGTLKTMFIAAFGLFHKVYPCGMLSGVLLSTTKASEFLSAMSRIHAPKTLTVSLAVMLRYLPAVREDWGCIKDAMRLRDVAPSLGSFLCHPAMTAECLYVPLMMSASKAADELSIAAVTRGIENPRPRSCMVRIRFGPADAAAVMFFLIYLLAGQFWKGVFV, from the coding sequence ATGAGAAAACTGAAACAGTCCGGCCTTTGGCTGGATCCCAGGACCAAGGCTGTGATACTTATACTGTGCATTCTTTCTGCAGCACTGGCTCCATCCATCACATACAACTGTGGGCTGGTGCTGCTGACGGCCATACTGGCACTGAGTTTTGGAAGGACCAGGGCAGCATTGCTGGGTGCGGCTGGATATGTGCTCATCTGCCTGATGACTGCAGGTGCATTAAAATTGGAGCCAGGCACACTGAAAACCATGTTCATTGCTGCCTTCGGCCTGTTTCACAAGGTCTATCCCTGCGGGATGCTGTCCGGTGTATTGCTCTCAACCACTAAGGCAAGCGAATTCCTGAGCGCGATGAGCCGGATTCATGCACCCAAAACCCTGACAGTATCTCTGGCAGTTATGCTTCGGTACCTGCCTGCCGTCCGGGAGGACTGGGGATGCATCAAAGATGCCATGCGCCTGCGTGACGTGGCACCGTCCCTGGGGAGCTTTCTCTGCCATCCGGCCATGACGGCGGAGTGCCTTTATGTGCCGCTGATGATGTCTGCTTCAAAGGCTGCAGATGAGCTTTCAATTGCAGCGGTGACCCGGGGGATCGAAAATCCCAGACCGCGCTCCTGCATGGTGAGGATCCGGTTTGGTCCTGCGGATGCAGCCGCGGTGATGTTCTTTCTTATCTATTTGCTGGCGGGACAATTTTGGAAGGGGGTGTTTGTATGA
- a CDS encoding ABC transporter ATP-binding protein, with translation MFKSIKRIIQWTGPYKKRLFVGCVCSFFATWCTAGPVMLAAWALGLIIGDSRGETAVSSSLIWICLAGTVVMILLRFLFTYGKNRLQESIGTERAAEQRIQIGDVLKRVSLGYFSENNTGDILAATTTELSALELQSMKMIDSVVGGYIQILAIVLCVSFFCPVAALITVVGVLLSTFALCGISRQSSRTAPVNHKAKEDLSAATIEYVRGLAIVKSFGGKGASAKRFRDASRDSRDICIKNEYGFVPWNCLHLLFLKGASVALVLVCAREVVQGNLSLPMLLMAAMFSFTIFAGVESINDAAHVLSVIGSAMDKLEKIECAAYIDQGGQEIAPDQNNIVFRHVSFGYGEREILHDISFTIPQNATTAIVGPSGSGKSTICSLIARFYDVQAGSITFGGHDLREFTCDSLLRNISMVFQNVYLFHDTICNNIMFGRPGATREEVIAAARAARCHDFIMELTDGYDTIVGEGGCTLSGGEKQRISVARAILKDAPVIILDEATASVDPENEHEIQAAISALVQGKTIIMIAHRLTTIENADQILVVEDGRIGQRGTHQELICEDGLYRNFVNIRERAEGWKIAEK, from the coding sequence ATGTTTAAAAGTATCAAGAGAATCATACAATGGACAGGACCTTATAAAAAGAGGCTTTTTGTGGGATGCGTCTGCTCATTTTTCGCCACCTGGTGTACTGCGGGACCGGTTATGCTGGCAGCCTGGGCGCTGGGGCTGATCATCGGTGACAGCCGGGGAGAAACAGCCGTCAGCAGTTCACTGATCTGGATCTGTCTGGCTGGAACTGTTGTCATGATCCTTCTTCGTTTTCTTTTCACATATGGAAAGAACCGGCTGCAGGAGAGCATCGGTACGGAACGGGCCGCGGAGCAAAGGATACAGATCGGCGATGTTCTGAAGCGGGTCTCCCTGGGATACTTTTCAGAAAATAACACAGGAGACATTCTGGCGGCAACTACTACTGAACTTTCTGCCCTGGAGCTGCAGAGTATGAAGATGATTGATTCTGTCGTGGGCGGTTATATTCAAATACTGGCCATTGTGCTGTGCGTGAGCTTCTTCTGTCCTGTGGCCGCGCTTATAACTGTCGTTGGAGTGCTGCTTTCCACGTTTGCGCTCTGTGGGATCAGCCGGCAGAGCAGCCGCACGGCGCCGGTAAACCACAAGGCCAAGGAGGATCTGTCCGCCGCTACCATCGAGTATGTACGGGGACTGGCAATTGTCAAGTCTTTTGGCGGCAAAGGAGCATCCGCCAAACGGTTCCGGGATGCCAGCCGGGACAGCCGGGATATCTGTATAAAAAATGAATATGGTTTCGTGCCGTGGAACTGTCTCCACCTGCTTTTCCTGAAAGGTGCATCTGTGGCTCTGGTGCTGGTATGTGCCCGGGAGGTAGTGCAGGGAAACCTTTCTCTGCCCATGCTGCTTATGGCGGCAATGTTCTCTTTTACTATATTTGCAGGGGTGGAGTCCATCAACGATGCGGCCCATGTGTTATCGGTTATTGGTTCGGCTATGGATAAACTGGAAAAAATAGAATGTGCAGCATACATTGATCAGGGGGGACAGGAGATAGCGCCCGACCAGAACAATATTGTCTTCCGGCATGTATCATTCGGTTACGGAGAACGGGAAATCCTGCATGATATATCCTTTACAATACCGCAAAATGCAACAACGGCTATCGTAGGCCCCTCCGGCAGCGGAAAAAGTACTATTTGCAGCCTGATTGCCCGGTTCTATGATGTGCAGGCAGGAAGTATTACTTTTGGCGGCCATGACCTGAGGGAATTCACCTGTGACAGCCTGTTAAGAAACATCTCCATGGTGTTTCAGAATGTATATCTCTTCCATGACACCATCTGCAACAACATTATGTTTGGAAGACCAGGTGCGACAAGGGAGGAGGTCATTGCAGCGGCCCGGGCGGCACGGTGCCATGACTTTATCATGGAACTGACCGACGGCTATGATACCATTGTGGGAGAGGGAGGATGCACCCTGTCCGGCGGAGAGAAACAGAGGATATCTGTCGCACGGGCCATATTGAAGGACGCACCTGTAATTATTCTGGATGAGGCTACCGCCAGTGTGGACCCGGAGAACGAACACGAGATTCAGGCAGCCATTTCCGCACTGGTACAGGGAAAGACTATCATTATGATCGCACACAGGCTGACCACTATTGAAAATGCGGACCAGATTCTTGTGGTGGAGGATGGCCGGATCGGGCAGCGGGGAACTCATCAGGAACTGATTTGTGAGGATGGCTTATACCGAAATTTTGTAAACATCCGGGAGCGGGCGGAGGGATGGAAGATCGCGGAAAAATGA
- a CDS encoding ABC transporter ATP-binding protein, which translates to MICWKDITFAYQGQEAGGLKGVNLKVSRGECILFCGRSGCGKTTMLRLANGLIPGFFPGKGEGGVRLENQELSGIPMYQLAERIGSVFQNPRTQFFNVDTDSEIAFGIENEALPPEELKKRVEDTAEELQIRKLRGRSIYALSGGEKQKIAFASVYAMNPEVYVLDEPSSNLDMAAIDELRGHLRMLKAQGKTILIAEHRLYYVMELADRIVYLEQGKIGGIYTPAELSAMPEERRAVMGLRAMDLQNIYPKKEAVKMKTPSLEIRNVTLRYQKRKIVERIWLQAARGEIIAVVGQNGAGKSTFSRALCGLHKDCEGQFLWEGRTIDRKARRKHSYLVMQDVGYELFAESVEKECVFGIRNPDRALVEETLKELGLTPYRTQHPNTLSGGQKQRLATAVSMVCGKEILVFDEPTSGLDYDSMLQVAVLMECLAARGNLVFVVTHDYELICRVCNRILHFDEGEMTDDLAVTAANIERIRELFNVGRTCQKEGEIL; encoded by the coding sequence ATGATCTGCTGGAAAGATATCACCTTTGCATATCAGGGACAGGAGGCCGGCGGGCTGAAGGGGGTAAACCTGAAGGTCTCCAGGGGAGAATGCATCCTGTTCTGCGGCCGCAGCGGCTGTGGAAAGACAACTATGCTGAGACTTGCCAACGGTCTGATTCCGGGATTTTTTCCGGGTAAGGGTGAAGGAGGCGTCCGTCTTGAGAATCAGGAACTATCCGGAATTCCCATGTACCAGCTGGCAGAGCGGATAGGTTCCGTATTCCAGAATCCCCGCACTCAGTTTTTCAATGTTGACACGGACAGTGAGATTGCTTTTGGCATCGAGAATGAGGCGCTGCCGCCGGAAGAACTGAAGAAGAGAGTGGAAGATACCGCAGAGGAGCTGCAGATCCGTAAACTGCGTGGCCGCAGTATTTACGCCCTGTCCGGCGGAGAAAAGCAGAAGATTGCCTTTGCCTCGGTGTATGCCATGAACCCGGAGGTATATGTGCTGGATGAACCGTCTTCCAACCTGGACATGGCAGCCATCGATGAGCTGCGGGGACATCTGCGCATGCTTAAAGCACAGGGCAAGACCATCCTGATTGCGGAACACCGGCTGTACTATGTGATGGAACTGGCGGACCGGATCGTCTATCTGGAGCAGGGAAAAATCGGCGGTATCTACACACCGGCAGAACTGTCTGCCATGCCGGAGGAACGACGTGCGGTCATGGGGCTGCGGGCTATGGATCTGCAGAACATTTATCCGAAGAAAGAAGCTGTAAAAATGAAGACACCATCACTGGAAATACGAAATGTCACCCTTCGATACCAGAAAAGGAAGATCGTGGAACGGATTTGGCTGCAGGCTGCCCGGGGTGAGATCATCGCTGTGGTTGGCCAAAACGGTGCGGGAAAGAGTACTTTTTCCCGTGCGCTGTGCGGTCTGCATAAGGACTGCGAGGGGCAGTTCCTGTGGGAAGGCCGTACGATTGACCGGAAGGCAAGGCGGAAACATTCATATCTCGTCATGCAGGATGTGGGTTACGAGCTGTTTGCTGAGAGTGTGGAAAAAGAGTGCGTGTTCGGTATCAGGAATCCGGACCGGGCGCTGGTGGAGGAAACTCTCAAAGAGCTGGGGCTGACCCCTTACCGGACACAGCACCCTAATACCCTGTCAGGAGGACAGAAACAGCGTCTGGCCACAGCGGTGAGCATGGTGTGCGGCAAGGAGATTCTGGTATTTGATGAACCCACCAGCGGACTGGATTATGACAGTATGCTGCAGGTGGCGGTGCTCATGGAATGTCTCGCGGCCCGGGGAAACCTGGTTTTTGTGGTGACGCATGATTATGAACTGATCTGCCGGGTTTGTAACCGCATCCTTCACTTTGACGAAGGGGAGATGACAGACGATCTGGCAGTTACAGCTGCGAATATAGAAAGAATACGGGAGTTGTTTAATGTTGGCAGAACCTGTCAGAAGGAGGGTGAAATCCTATGA
- a CDS encoding AraC family transcriptional regulator — MADMIDEIYRPIMLRHGFIPEPENRRYGPMGLCWRQTGDSGTGYFWTYAQKDLFNIKIHDFFFYEDSFLEFRFPECLSITWYQSISGEELAPYRRLSAGCVKTFLGGEEPYRVLIHKNIPITCIGIEITPAYYEGYLREQYPNEYVNPAEAFRFVDQTEDFPDMVRLLRQVRDYRGEGIAANLFYESKVAEAVSLVVARHRTQQAWPDRYITREDQMRIDNVTAYINDHCASTLPMERLAKIACMGTTKLKKTFRQVHGCTSTEYIQQRRMSQAEHLLTCTDLTIRQISQVVGYQNQSRFAELFRKSTGFSPAEFRKTSRK; from the coding sequence ATGGCAGATATGATCGATGAAATCTACAGACCCATTATGCTCCGTCACGGCTTTATCCCGGAGCCGGAAAACAGACGCTACGGTCCTATGGGCCTGTGCTGGCGGCAGACCGGTGACAGCGGAACAGGGTACTTTTGGACTTATGCGCAAAAAGACCTGTTCAATATCAAAATCCATGACTTTTTCTTTTATGAGGATTCTTTTCTGGAGTTTCGTTTCCCTGAATGCCTGAGTATCACCTGGTACCAGTCTATCTCGGGTGAGGAACTGGCGCCGTACCGGCGGCTGAGCGCCGGCTGTGTCAAGACTTTTCTGGGTGGTGAGGAGCCCTACCGCGTGTTAATCCATAAGAATATCCCCATCACCTGCATCGGGATCGAGATTACGCCAGCTTATTATGAGGGATATCTCAGGGAACAATACCCGAATGAGTATGTGAACCCGGCGGAGGCTTTCCGTTTCGTAGACCAGACGGAGGATTTCCCGGATATGGTCCGCCTGCTCCGGCAGGTCCGCGACTACCGGGGTGAGGGCATCGCTGCCAATCTTTTCTACGAGAGCAAAGTCGCTGAAGCAGTCTCTCTGGTGGTTGCCCGGCACAGGACGCAGCAGGCGTGGCCGGACCGGTATATTACCCGGGAAGATCAGATGCGGATAGACAACGTCACGGCTTATATCAACGATCACTGTGCCTCCACACTTCCAATGGAACGGCTGGCAAAAATCGCCTGTATGGGAACTACAAAGCTGAAAAAAACCTTCAGACAGGTACATGGCTGTACCTCCACCGAATATATCCAACAGCGGCGCATGAGTCAGGCAGAGCATCTGCTTACCTGTACAGATCTGACCATCCGGCAGATTTCCCAGGTCGTAGGTTACCAGAATCAAAGCCGCTTTGCCGAACTGTTCCGTAAAAGTACGGGGTTTTCTCCTGCGGAATTTCGGAAGACTTCCAGGAAGTGA
- a CDS encoding MptD family putative ECF transporter S component: MMKQLYPDKKGLTVRDIVSTGIFTALFFVFYMLGGVFFAPNPVLTFYMPMGSALLCGPVFMVLAAKVHKRWSITILGTIIGLVLFATGMHWAMALGVIVCGILADVVAGFGNYRSIPMDILAYMVLSFGSTGSYIVFFIDPQGWTGTMLRNGTTQDYITTMQSSCPAWMPPLVLIGTLAVAGLSAWAGSRMVRRQFDKAGITG; this comes from the coding sequence ATGATGAAACAACTCTATCCCGATAAAAAGGGTCTGACTGTACGGGACATTGTTTCCACGGGTATTTTTACTGCATTGTTCTTCGTGTTCTACATGCTGGGGGGAGTCTTTTTTGCTCCGAACCCTGTGCTGACCTTTTATATGCCCATGGGCTCCGCCCTTCTTTGCGGACCTGTCTTTATGGTGCTGGCTGCCAAGGTACACAAGCGCTGGTCCATTACCATCCTGGGGACTATAATCGGTCTTGTACTGTTTGCCACGGGAATGCACTGGGCTATGGCCCTGGGTGTTATCGTCTGCGGCATTCTGGCGGACGTGGTGGCGGGTTTTGGTAATTACCGGAGTATTCCCATGGATATCCTGGCGTACATGGTGCTGAGCTTTGGGTCCACCGGCAGTTATATCGTATTTTTTATCGATCCCCAGGGCTGGACGGGTACCATGCTGAGAAACGGCACGACTCAGGATTACATAACCACCATGCAGTCATCCTGCCCCGCCTGGATGCCTCCGCTTGTGCTGATTGGAACCCTGGCCGTGGCGGGGTTAAGCGCCTGGGCGGGCAGCCGCATGGTGCGCAGGCAGTTTGATAAGGCGGGGATTACGGGATGA
- a CDS encoding ABC transporter ATP-binding protein has product MKQKKVNPMALLLSWAGPDRKWLIGSVFCAFFSGLFTITTYLGLYRLMDAVLNGACTRQVIADNALFIAGGTVCRLVLLGTSGVLSHKGAYGALFRVRCMVTEHLSRVPLGALDKRSTGNIKTVLNEDIEKLELFLAHNLPEMMAYLTGPAVIFIYLLTVNVPLALISLIPLPLAAGVMAVIFARMNKVMARANRSLVSFNSVMIEYISGMKLIKAYNMGSRSFKKFSGAIREENDIWNEVAHKTAPPYAAFIIALECGMLLLVPVGGLLFLQGSVTASVFLLFAYVGALYLTEILPLQQMGNNFAQALNGVTKTREILELPVFEGGGAFPARHDIELRNTGFSYDGKTVVLQNCSLRIADGEKVALVGASGAGKSTVIELVSRFYDVSEGEVLIGEKNVKDISYEELLKHISLVFQKTFLTRDSVFENIRMGSDATLEQVREAAKRAQIDEFIMSLPQGYDTRVGSFGSRFSGGERQRIAIARAILKDAPILILDEATSAADPENQVEIDRAIENLCRGKTVIIVAHRLGAVRMCDKVAVVEDHTITSCGSHHQVLAENAYYRKAWENYETAREVTYTMKGGEGA; this is encoded by the coding sequence ATGAAGCAAAAAAAAGTAAACCCCATGGCACTGCTGCTTAGCTGGGCAGGACCGGACAGGAAATGGCTGATCGGGTCTGTCTTCTGTGCTTTTTTCAGTGGCCTGTTCACCATCACCACATATCTGGGGCTATACCGCCTGATGGATGCAGTGCTAAACGGTGCGTGCACAAGGCAGGTGATCGCGGACAACGCGCTGTTCATTGCCGGAGGCACAGTGTGCCGGCTGGTACTGCTTGGAACCTCCGGCGTGCTCTCGCACAAGGGGGCATACGGTGCTCTGTTCCGGGTGCGGTGTATGGTGACCGAACATTTATCCAGGGTTCCTCTGGGCGCCCTGGATAAGCGGAGTACCGGAAACATCAAGACGGTACTCAATGAGGATATTGAAAAGTTAGAGCTTTTCCTGGCACATAATCTGCCGGAGATGATGGCTTATCTCACCGGTCCTGCCGTCATTTTTATCTATCTGCTGACGGTGAATGTACCCCTGGCTCTGATCTCACTGATCCCACTTCCGCTGGCAGCCGGTGTGATGGCGGTGATCTTTGCCCGCATGAACAAGGTGATGGCGAGGGCTAACCGGTCTCTCGTGAGTTTTAACTCAGTGATGATCGAATACATCAGCGGTATGAAGCTCATCAAAGCATATAATATGGGCAGCCGCTCCTTTAAAAAGTTTTCCGGTGCGATCCGGGAGGAAAATGATATCTGGAATGAGGTTGCGCACAAGACAGCACCGCCCTACGCCGCATTTATCATTGCCCTGGAATGTGGGATGCTCCTGCTGGTCCCTGTCGGGGGATTGCTTTTTCTGCAGGGATCGGTGACGGCCAGTGTCTTTTTGCTGTTCGCTTACGTGGGCGCTTTGTATCTGACAGAAATTTTGCCTTTGCAGCAGATGGGGAACAATTTCGCCCAGGCTTTAAATGGGGTGACCAAGACCAGGGAAATACTGGAACTGCCTGTGTTTGAGGGCGGTGGGGCGTTTCCGGCCCGTCACGATATTGAGCTGCGCAACACAGGTTTCTCTTATGACGGAAAGACAGTCGTGCTGCAAAACTGCAGTCTCAGGATAGCTGACGGAGAAAAGGTCGCTCTGGTGGGAGCGTCGGGAGCGGGAAAGAGCACAGTCATTGAGCTGGTCTCCCGGTTTTATGATGTTTCGGAAGGAGAGGTCCTGATTGGTGAAAAGAATGTGAAAGACATCAGCTACGAGGAACTTCTAAAGCACATATCTCTTGTCTTTCAAAAGACATTCCTGACCAGAGACAGCGTATTTGAAAATATACGCATGGGGTCTGACGCCACATTGGAACAGGTGCGTGAAGCGGCAAAAAGAGCTCAGATTGACGAGTTCATCATGAGCCTTCCGCAGGGATATGACACCAGGGTAGGATCTTTCGGATCGCGTTTTTCCGGTGGGGAGCGTCAGCGCATTGCCATCGCGCGTGCAATACTGAAAGATGCCCCCATACTCATCCTGGATGAAGCCACGTCGGCTGCAGATCCGGAGAATCAGGTAGAGATTGACAGGGCGATCGAAAACCTGTGCAGGGGGAAAACTGTGATCATCGTTGCACACCGGCTGGGAGCGGTACGTATGTGTGACAAGGTTGCGGTGGTAGAAGACCATACCATCACCAGCTGCGGCAGCCATCACCAGGTGCTTGCGGAGAACGCCTACTATCGGAAAGCCTGGGAGAACTACGAGACTGCCAGGGAGGTAACGTATACCATGAAAGGGGGCGAAGGTGCATGA